From Mytilus edulis chromosome 8, xbMytEdul2.2, whole genome shotgun sequence, one genomic window encodes:
- the LOC139484622 gene encoding uncharacterized protein codes for MADLPSDRLTPGPPFTFVGLDTFGPWQVLTRKTRGGSANSKRWAILFTCMTTRAVHIEVIESLSSSCFINSLRRFQSLRGQAKVYRSDRGTNFIGATDDSNIEAINVEDLTVKNFLCESGSVWKFNPPHSSHMGGVWERMIGVTRRILDAVILTSSSKNLTHESLTTFLAEVTAIINARPIAQISSDPEMPLILSPSMLLTGKQDYLPVITDTYNLKDMYRAQWKHVQVLSDIFWKHWRSDYLQCLQQRRKWQVDKDDIKVGNVILMRDKSIYRGEWPLGIVEEVFKSDDGKVRKARLRIYKEGKAVTYTRPISEMVLLVD; via the coding sequence ATGGCGGACTTGCCTTCTGATAGACTAACACCAGGGCCTCCGTTCACATTTGTAGGTTTGGATACCTTCGGACCTTGGCAAGTATTAACTCGTAAGACACGTGGAGGTTCAGCAAATAGTAAAAGGTGGGctattttatttacatgtatgactACGAGAGCAGTTCATATAGAAGTGATAGAATCATTAAGCAGTTCCTGTTTTATAAATTCACTTCGTAGGTTCCAGTCATTACGCGGACAAGCCAAAGTGTATCGATCTGACCGTGGGACAAATTTCATAGGTGCCACAGATGATTCAAATATTGAAGCTATAAATGTTGAAGATTTGACAGTTAAAAACTTTCTATGTGAATCTGGTTCAGTATGGAAATTTAACCCTCCCCACTCTTCCCACATGGGAGGAGTGTGGGAAAGGATGATAGGTGTCACACGAAGAATATTAGACGCTGTTATCTTAACTTCTAGTAGTAAAAATTTGACTCATGAAAGTTTAACAACATTCTTAGCTGAAGTGACCGCTATTATTAACGCAAGACCCATTGCACAGATATCATCAGATCCGGAAATGCCTTTGATTCTAAGTCCATCAATGCTCTTAACTGGAAAACAAGACTACTTACCTGTGATAACGGACACATACAATCTCAAGGATATGTATCGTGCACAATGGAAACATGTGCAAGTTCTATCAGATATATTCTGGAAGCATTGGAGGTCAGATTATTTACAATGTTTGCAACAGAGACGTAAATGGCAGGTTGACAAAGACGATATCAAAGTTGGTAATGTAATTCTTATGAGAGACAAATCTATTTACCGAGGAGAGTGGCCACTAGGCATTGTGGAGGAAGTTTTCAAAAGCGATGATGGAAAAGTACGCAAGGCTCGCCTCCGCATTTACAAGGAAGGAAAAGCTGTTACATATACTAGACCGATTAGTGAGATGGTTTTATTGGTAGACTGA